The genomic interval TCTTATCCATAACTGACGTTAAGTAATAGAAAGTTAGTCTATTCTTCTACTATTTATTAGACTCTCCTTTGCCTGTCTTAATGTGGCTTTGAATAGTGTTCAATAACCTATCTGATGGCACAGGTTTGTAAATGATGTCATCACATGCTACGGATGGCTCGCCAAGGTCTTGGTCATAAAAAACATCCGCCGTCAGCACAATAATCTTCGGTTTTTTGTACTCGGGATTAGCGGCGATCGCCTGATTTATTTCTTGAATCATACTTTGCCCATCCACCGAAGGCATCCGCAAATTTAATAACACAAGATCCGGTTGCCAGCTACGCCAACACTGAAGACCCGCGCGACTATCCGCAGTCACCTCCGTTTGAAGATCCAGACCCATGAGCTGCACCTGCAAAAGTTCCCGCTGCGCTAAATGCTCTTCTACAATCAAAACCTTCGGCATATTTTGCCCATCCGTATCAGTCGGTACAATCCCAAAAGGAGAAATATCCAGCAGCTCATCCTTCGGTGCAGCAAAAATATCCCGGTGATTTATTGGTAACTCGAACCAGAAACGAGACCCATGACCAACCTCACTTTCAACCTTGATTTCGCCTCCCATTTTCTGCACAAAACTCTGACTAATCGCCAAACCCAAACCCGTCCCCTGTTTCGACTGTCGACCAGAAGTTGTTTGCTGAAAAGCTTGGAATAGAACTTTTTGTTCAGCGGCAGGAATACCTAACCCCGTATCAATGACCTCAAACCGTAGCATCGACATCGACTCCGAAATCACACGGCAGGTCACCTGTAGTGCGACTTCACCAATATCCGTAAACTTGATGGCATTACTAAGAAGATTAATTAAAATTTGCCGCAGTTTAGCTTGATCGAAATAGACAAATTCTGGCAGATTTTCATCTAACTGAAAGACAAGGTTTATTTCCTTGCGGTTAGCAGCAATTTGTAGAATATTTTTGATGGACATTAAACAATGCATCAATTCAAAAGTTTCTGGATTTAAAGTGACTTTACCCGCTTCAATTTGTGACATTGAAAGGACATCATTAATCAAATCAAGCAGGTGTTTCCCACTTTGATAAATGCAGTTTACAGAATCTAGTTGATCTGGTTCTAAACTGGGATCATTACCGAGTAGTTCTGCAAAACCAAGGATCGAACTTAAGGGGGTTCTCAGCTCATGGCTTATGTTGGCAAGAAATAAACTTTTTGCTTTATTGGCCGCTTCAGCTTTTTCCTTGGCGACTCGCAACTCTCTCAACATTTCAGCTTGCTGGAGGGCAATGCCGAGTTGGCTCGCAATTTGTAGCAACATATCCCTTTCCTGTGGTTGCCATTGGCGCGGGGCATCGTTCTGGTAAATGCCGAGTAAACCCCATAGGTGATCGCCTAAAAAGATCGGTACAACAACATAGGCCTTAGCTTGAAATGTCTCAAGAAGCTCAATATAGCAACGGGAAAATCCGGCCGAGTTAATATCATTAACTGCGCGATAAGTTGCGTCTTTGTTTTGATATATTCCCCCTTGATTTTCTTGGAGATAGGTATCTTTTATTTTGTTATTTTGCTTGCCATCGAGTAATTTTATAATGCATTGGTCAGAGTCAGCTTCGCTTGCCGAATTCGCTTTTATTTTCTCTACTGCTTCGCTGGGGTTATTGATCACGGATCGCCATTGGGGAGAAAGTGCTTCAGCGACAAAGTCACCACTCCAATCAGGATTAAAACGATAAATAACAGCGCGGTCACACTTTAGGGAAAAATGGAGTTCTTCTACGGTTCTCCAAAAGATTTTGTCCAAATCAAGACTATGGCGAATCCGTTCAATGACGGCGCTCAATACCCTTTGGCGTTTAATAGTTTTGTGGAGCGATTCGTCTTGCTGTTGCTGTAATCGCTGTAATTCTTGATAGCGTAGTTGTTGTTTCACGCGCTGCAATAGTTCAACATGATCGAAAGGCTGAGTCACCACATCATCGGCTCCAGCTTTTAAACCGCGGGATTTTGCATCTATTTCATTCGGTAGATTGGTTAAAATCAACGGTGTATTCGCTAAGATATCTTGATCTTTGAGGTTGCGACAGAGGCGATAAATACTTTCTCCCAATAGCTCGAAATTTAAAATTATAAATCGCGGTTTAAGGGCGATCGCCTGTTTAAATAGGCTAGCGGCAGTTGTTTCGAAGTAAACTTTTGTAAAACTAAGGGTGATTTTTCTATAGAAATCACGAGCTAATTGTGGATTATCGCCAATTAAAATCATTGTGTTGTGTAACGATTTAGCAGCTAGGTTCTCTTATTAAAAAAAAGAATTCAACGATTTATGGTGTTGAATTAGCTACAAATTATTGTTCACTAAAACTAAACCTATTTTTAATTGTAGAGAGTAAAGGACTATTCATCCTACAAGCAAAGATAAGAAAGTCAGTATAGCAAACGGTGTAAAGGTGATACTAACCGTTCTGTTTGAATTGCTTTATCTGGGGGTAATAGGCTGCAATCATACCGACCATTAACCACCACAAAGTATTGACTTGAGGTCGATACCAAACAGTGTCAAAAAGTCCTTGGGTCATGAGGCCGGCCATCCCGGCGATCGCCCCCACCAGCCATAGGCCTTCTTGTTTATGGTGATCGCGGAGGTGCTTTACGATTTGTAAACCTTGTCCAAAAATATTAATGATTAACCAGCAGAAAATGCTGAGGCCAATGAAGCCAATTTCAACGGCGGTTTCTAGGATAACGGAATAGGCACTCAGGGCAGAAAAACGACTTTCCATATAACGCGGGTACATGAGGTTAAAGGCATCGTTACCGGGGCCAATGCCCAAGAATGGGCGATCGCCGATCATGCGAAACACTGCGTACCAGACATTAATCCGAAAATTATTACTACTATCGCCACGCCACGAAAAAATACTAAATAAGCGAATCCGAATGGAATCCACCGCCACAACGGCAACGGCCAGTAATCCAAAACTGAAGGCAAAGCACAGGGGCAACAACCACCGTCGCCAGAAAGGACTGAGGCGATCGCCATACCAGACATACAACATCAAGGCTCCCACAACACCCGCGGCAAGTAAGGCGAGCCACCCCCCACGACTATCGGTGAGAAAGACACAGGCTGTATTACAAACGAAGGCGACCGCAGCTAGGATTTTCTGAGGCCATGTTTTCCAAATTAAAAACGCCACAGCGCTAAAGGCGATCGCCGGAATTAAATAACTAGCCAGCAGGTTTGGATTACCGAGGTAACTATAGACTCGCGTATCATTGGCCAGCTCCGATAGGGGATCATTCCACGTCGCCAACTGTTCAACACCAAAAAATTCTTGGCGAATACCGTAGCCACTGACCACAAGGGACAACATTAAATAAACCCAAATCACACCCGCTAAAATCTTGGGCGATCGCAGCACTCTGGCGCTGAGGGCAAAAAAGAGGAGGTACAAACAGAGCTTGATCAAGCCCGATATTGCGGCCGCTTTCACCGGAGACAAAACTGCGGCGATCGCCGCCACACTAGCGTAGAGAAATACCAGAATATGAATTGAGGTTAAATAATTAGCAGGCGGATCAGAAATACTCAGTAAAGCCCAATAGGCAGCTCCCGCAAGAAGTAAAAAACCAATCACCCCCGTAGAAACAAACGGTGCCAAGAGCAACAACCCACAGATAATCAAAGCCCCCAGTGGTTCCGCCCATTGCAGCATCCAGCTCCCACCACGCCACGGTGCCAGCAAGCCAAAACCACCGTAAACATAACTATTGCGAAGCCAAACCTCAAAAGGAAATTGTAAAAATATCCAGCGCTGCCAAGATGCCGTCATAATTTTTTGACCCGGTTTTCCATCCCCTATTTTAGGAGAGTCGCGCCCCCTATTCGTCACGAAATAAATCTTCCACAGATTGCTTTTCGTACAAATCCTTTAAATTTTGGTGGCGTTCACGGCGGGAAGAGCGACGATATTTTTTTGTCGCCAGCTTCGGTTCATGCTGTTCGCCATCAGCGGTCATTTTGACTTTTAACTGCGATTCATCATCTTTTTGTTGCTGTATGGTCTCTTTATAGGCGATCGCCTCCTCCAAAAATTTCTGATAAATCTCATAACGCTCCCAACCATCAGACACCGCACAATTCGGTTCCTGCAAATGAAGACAATCCTTAAACTGACAATTCTGTTGCGCCAGTTGCACACGAATCTCAGGAAAATAATTTTCCAGATCCTGCGGCAAAATTTGCCAATCCGGTTGATTAAACCCCGGACTATCCGCCAACAAACCACCATTAGGCAACTCAAATAATTCCACATGGCGGGTTGTATGCCTACCCCGCTGCAACTTCCCAGAAACACGACCGACTCGCAAAGTCGCCTCCGGAATCAAACAATTAATCAAACTCGATTTGCCCACCCCAGAAGGGCCTGCCACCACAGAAATTTTTCCAGCTAATTTTTCCTTGAGCAATTCCAGACCCATTTGCTGCTCGACACTAAGGAAAACCGTGTCATAGCCCCATTGACTTAAGCGCTCTCGCCAAGTCTCACATTCTTCCATCGTCAACAAATCTTGCTTATTCAAAGCCAAAAGCAACGACAATCCTGTTGACTCTGCCTTCACTAAAAAACGACTCAGTTGCCACGGATCAAGAAGCGGCTCTGCCAAAGCAAAAACCAACAATAGCTGGTCAGCATTCGCCACAGGCGGACGATCTAATTCTGTTTTTCGCGGTAAAACTTTGGCGATCGCCCCTCGTCTATCCTGAAGATCGATTTCCTCAACGACCACCCGATCCCCGACCATCACCCGCTGCCCAACCTTCTTTAAGCGCGTCCGTCGCGTACACAGCAGATCAGCCGAACCATCCCTCGGTTGCACATGATAAAAATTCGCCTGAACAGCCGTTACAATCCCCGTCACCGATCCAACATCAGCTTGAGCCACAAACTACTCTCCAGCCGGACAACGCACCCAGAGAGCATAATAATCCCCGTCCCCTTGGGCGATCGCCTGCTCCACAACATATCCCTCCATCGTCAAACTATCCGGAACCTGCTCCATCGGTTCACCAGCATCTAACCACACCTCCAAAAGAGAATTAGGAATCATCCTTTTCAGCTGCAACTTAGTCCGCACAAAATTAATCGGACAAGGAGTGCCCCGCAAATCAAGTCGAGCATCAGCAATCAATGGTTCAGGCATCTTCATGATTATTTGTTAAACATACCGCCGAAAATTCCCTCAAAGCCACCCTTACCAGTACTAGACCCTTTAATCCGTGCCAGTTGTTGCAACAACTCCTTTTCTTCACGACCCAGCTTAGTCGGGATCACAACCTTCACCGTAATCAAATGATCACCCCGACTCACTGGATTACCAAGCTTTGGTACACCCTTACCTTCTAAGATCAAGACTTTATTAGGCTGGAGACCCGCAGGAATATTAAGCTCCTCCGTCCCATCCACCGTTTCAACCGTAACCATATCGCCAAGAATCGCCTGCAAATAGCTAATCTCAACATCAGACTGAATATTAATGCCATCACGCCGGAATTTCTTATCCGAATTAACAGCCAAATAAACATATAAATCCCCCGGAGGGCCACCCTTTAGACCAGCATCCCCTTCGCGAGATACCCGCAAACGAGTGCCCGTATCAACCCCAGGTGGAATTGTGATTTTTAATTTCTTCGTTTCCTGCTTTCGTCCAACACCACCACAAGATTCACACTTCTCAGCAATGACCTGACCATCACCATTACAAGTTGGACAAACAGACACCTGAGCAAAACTACCAAAAGGCGTACGCGTTGCACGACGTACCTGACCAGACCCACTACAAGTGCCACAAGTATCAGATGAAGTCCCAGCCTTAGCACCAGAACCACTACAAGTTTTACAGGTTTCAAGATGAGGAATACGAATTTCCTTCTCTCCACCAAAAATCGCTTCCTTAAAATCAAGCTTTAAATCAAGACGTAGATCATCACCACGAGTCGGCCCACTACGACGGCGAGTTCCAGTTGCGCCACCAGGCCCTCCCATACCGCCGAAACCACTGAAGATCGTTTCGAAAATATCAGCGAAGCCACCCATGTCACTATACTCAGCCCCTCCGCCACCAGCGCCGGACACCCCAGCTTCACCAAAGCGGTCATACCGAGCCCGAGCCTCAGGCTCAGAAAGCACCTCATAAGCTCGATTAATTTCTTTAAACTTGTCTTCAGCCCCAGGCTCCTTATTGACATCAGGGTGATACTGACGAGCCAAACGACGATAAGCCCGCTTCAGCTCATCCTTTCCGCAATCACGGGATACACCAAGGATTTCGTAATAATCACCAGCCATAAATTTAATTCTGAATGAATGAGCAAGAAAAAAGCGTTTACTAATCTTAACTTGAAGAGGGAAAAGCAGAAACCTAGATTGATCAGGTTTTACAAATTCATCAATGATGACCTTAGCCGCTAGTCAATTTCTTCATAGTCACCCGTAATATTACCTTCGCCATTTTCGACAACACCATCAGAGCCAGAGGCAATCACCATAGTTTCATGCTCAGAGTCAAAAGTGATATTAGGTTCACTAGGAACACCAGTTGCTTGGGAACCCTGACTTCCATCATATATTTGAGAGCCGATCGCCAAGAGAGAATCCCTAAAATCATCAAGGAGCGACTGTACAGCTTCCGTTGTTAAAGATGGATCCCCAAAAGCCTTTTCCAAAGCCCGACGTTTCTTAGTCAGCTCCGCTTCCTTCTCAGGTGTAAATAGCGAGCTATTCTCCCGTAGAGTCGTTTCAAAGCTATAGAACAAGCTATCAGCTTGATTCTGCAATTCAACAATTTGTAATCGACGACGATCCTGTTCCTCAAACTGAGCTGCCTCTGCGCGCATTTTGTCAACTTCAGCAGCGCTCAAACCACCAGTATTCGTGATCTTGATACTCTGTGCTTTGCCTGTCCCTTTATCTTGAGCAGACACCTGCAAAATACCATTTACATCAATTTCAAAACTCACTTCAATCTGTGGCAAACCACGCGGTGCTGGCGGAATTCCTGTTAATAGAAATTTACCTAGACTTTTATTATCTTTAGCTAAGGCACGTTCACCTTGTAAAACATGGATTTCCACAGATGTTTGGCCATCGGTTGCCGTTGAAAAAGTCTGGGATTTACTGGTAGGAACCGTCGTATTGCGATCAATAACTTTAGTAAAGACCTCACCAAGGGTTTCAATCCCTAAGGAAATAGGAGTGACATCCAGCAACAAAACATCCTCAACCTCTCCCCCTAATACACCAGCTTGAATTGCCGCGCCTAGGGCAACAGCTTCGTCTGGATTGATGGATCGATCAGCCTGCTTACCCTTAAAGAAAGCTTGGATAGCTTGCTGTACAGCAGGAATCCTCGTCGAGCCACCTACTAAAATGATGCGGTCAATTTGCTCTGCGGTTAACTCAGAATCTTTTAGTGCCTGTTGAACGGGCTTTAAAGTCCCTTCAATATAATTTTTTGCCAATTCTTCAAATTGCGCACGGGAAAGATCTACTTCTAGATGCTTAGGACCAGTTTCATCAGCAGTGATAAAGGGCAGGTTAATTGAGGTGGTCAGAGTACCGGATAATTCAATTTTGGCCTTTTCTGCGGCTTCTCGCAAACGTTGCAAAGCCATCTTGTCTGTGCTTAGGTCAATGCCTTCATTTTTATGAAAAGTCTTTGCCATCCACTGCACAATGACGTTATCAAAATCATCACCGCCTAGATGATTGTTGCCGGAAGTCGCCTTAACCTCAAAGACCCCATCACCAAGCTGCAATACAGAAACATCAAATGTACCGCCACCGAGGTCAAAGACTAGGATGAATTGCTCTTGATCTTGCTTGTCAAGTCCGTAGGCAAGGGCTGCAGCGGTCGGCTCGTTGATAATTCTTAAAACGTCTAGACCGGCAATAGTCCCAGCGTCCTTTGTCGCTT from [Limnothrix rosea] IAM M-220 carries:
- a CDS encoding ATP-binding protein — protein: MILIGDNPQLARDFYRKITLSFTKVYFETTAASLFKQAIALKPRFIILNFELLGESIYRLCRNLKDQDILANTPLILTNLPNEIDAKSRGLKAGADDVVTQPFDHVELLQRVKQQLRYQELQRLQQQQDESLHKTIKRQRVLSAVIERIRHSLDLDKIFWRTVEELHFSLKCDRAVIYRFNPDWSGDFVAEALSPQWRSVINNPSEAVEKIKANSASEADSDQCIIKLLDGKQNNKIKDTYLQENQGGIYQNKDATYRAVNDINSAGFSRCYIELLETFQAKAYVVVPIFLGDHLWGLLGIYQNDAPRQWQPQERDMLLQIASQLGIALQQAEMLRELRVAKEKAEAANKAKSLFLANISHELRTPLSSILGFAELLGNDPSLEPDQLDSVNCIYQSGKHLLDLINDVLSMSQIEAGKVTLNPETFELMHCLMSIKNILQIAANRKEINLVFQLDENLPEFVYFDQAKLRQILINLLSNAIKFTDIGEVALQVTCRVISESMSMLRFEVIDTGLGIPAAEQKVLFQAFQQTTSGRQSKQGTGLGLAISQSFVQKMGGEIKVESEVGHGSRFWFELPINHRDIFAAPKDELLDISPFGIVPTDTDGQNMPKVLIVEEHLAQRELLQVQLMGLDLQTEVTADSRAGLQCWRSWQPDLVLLNLRMPSVDGQSMIQEINQAIAANPEYKKPKIIVLTADVFYDQDLGEPSVACDDIIYKPVPSDRLLNTIQSHIKTGKGESNK
- a CDS encoding sulfurtransferase TusA family protein — translated: MPEPLIADARLDLRGTPCPINFVRTKLQLKRMIPNSLLEVWLDAGEPMEQVPDSLTMEGYVVEQAIAQGDGDYYALWVRCPAGE
- a CDS encoding IctB family putative bicarbonate transporter, with the protein product MTASWQRWIFLQFPFEVWLRNSYVYGGFGLLAPWRGGSWMLQWAEPLGALIICGLLLLAPFVSTGVIGFLLLAGAAYWALLSISDPPANYLTSIHILVFLYASVAAIAAVLSPVKAAAISGLIKLCLYLLFFALSARVLRSPKILAGVIWVYLMLSLVVSGYGIRQEFFGVEQLATWNDPLSELANDTRVYSYLGNPNLLASYLIPAIAFSAVAFLIWKTWPQKILAAVAFVCNTACVFLTDSRGGWLALLAAGVVGALMLYVWYGDRLSPFWRRWLLPLCFAFSFGLLAVAVVAVDSIRIRLFSIFSWRGDSSNNFRINVWYAVFRMIGDRPFLGIGPGNDAFNLMYPRYMESRFSALSAYSVILETAVEIGFIGLSIFCWLIINIFGQGLQIVKHLRDHHKQEGLWLVGAIAGMAGLMTQGLFDTVWYRPQVNTLWWLMVGMIAAYYPQIKQFKQNG
- the rsgA gene encoding small ribosomal subunit biogenesis GTPase RsgA, coding for MAQADVGSVTGIVTAVQANFYHVQPRDGSADLLCTRRTRLKKVGQRVMVGDRVVVEEIDLQDRRGAIAKVLPRKTELDRPPVANADQLLLVFALAEPLLDPWQLSRFLVKAESTGLSLLLALNKQDLLTMEECETWRERLSQWGYDTVFLSVEQQMGLELLKEKLAGKISVVAGPSGVGKSSLINCLIPEATLRVGRVSGKLQRGRHTTRHVELFELPNGGLLADSPGFNQPDWQILPQDLENYFPEIRVQLAQQNCQFKDCLHLQEPNCAVSDGWERYEIYQKFLEEAIAYKETIQQQKDDESQLKVKMTADGEQHEPKLATKKYRRSSRRERHQNLKDLYEKQSVEDLFRDE
- the dnaK gene encoding molecular chaperone DnaK — its product is MGKVIGIDLGTTNSCVSVLEAGKPMVVTNAEGGRTTPSIVGFGKGNERLVGQLAKRQSVTNAENTVYSIKRFIGRRWDDTERERSRVPYNCVKGRDDTVDVSIRRRRFTPQEISAMVLQKLKADAEAFLGETVSQAVITVPAYFTDAQRQATKDAGTIAGLDVLRIINEPTAAALAYGLDKQDQEQFILVFDLGGGTFDVSVLQLGDGVFEVKATSGNNHLGGDDFDNVIVQWMAKTFHKNEGIDLSTDKMALQRLREAAEKAKIELSGTLTTSINLPFITADETGPKHLEVDLSRAQFEELAKNYIEGTLKPVQQALKDSELTAEQIDRIILVGGSTRIPAVQQAIQAFFKGKQADRSINPDEAVALGAAIQAGVLGGEVEDVLLLDVTPISLGIETLGEVFTKVIDRNTTVPTSKSQTFSTATDGQTSVEIHVLQGERALAKDNKSLGKFLLTGIPPAPRGLPQIEVSFEIDVNGILQVSAQDKGTGKAQSIKITNTGGLSAAEVDKMRAEAAQFEEQDRRRLQIVELQNQADSLFYSFETTLRENSSLFTPEKEAELTKKRRALEKAFGDPSLTTEAVQSLLDDFRDSLLAIGSQIYDGSQGSQATGVPSEPNITFDSEHETMVIASGSDGVVENGEGNITGDYEEID
- the dnaJ gene encoding molecular chaperone DnaJ, which codes for MAGDYYEILGVSRDCGKDELKRAYRRLARQYHPDVNKEPGAEDKFKEINRAYEVLSEPEARARYDRFGEAGVSGAGGGGAEYSDMGGFADIFETIFSGFGGMGGPGGATGTRRRSGPTRGDDLRLDLKLDFKEAIFGGEKEIRIPHLETCKTCSGSGAKAGTSSDTCGTCSGSGQVRRATRTPFGSFAQVSVCPTCNGDGQVIAEKCESCGGVGRKQETKKLKITIPPGVDTGTRLRVSREGDAGLKGGPPGDLYVYLAVNSDKKFRRDGINIQSDVEISYLQAILGDMVTVETVDGTEELNIPAGLQPNKVLILEGKGVPKLGNPVSRGDHLITVKVVIPTKLGREEKELLQQLARIKGSSTGKGGFEGIFGGMFNK